From the Micromonospora echinofusca genome, the window GGCCCGACGCGACGGCTGTTCCTATCTACGCAAAACGCCCATCGTACGCAGGTGTCGTAGACCATGCTCATGGATGCGAAACTTGTGGTCGGGGTGGAATATCGCTTGGGCGAGATGCTTGGCCCCGGCGATCCAACCGGGCCCCCGCCGTCACGTTGTCCAGGGCCCGGGCGCCTCGTCCAACGACGTCCACCGAGCGAGTGATCCGATACGCCTCATCATGGCTCTGTCGGGTCAGACGCGGGGATCCCCTCGCTCGCGTGCCAGCTGCTCTCTCTGCCCTCTCTAGTTATCTTTGCGCTTCAGCCGCAGTGTGCGAGAATCGCACTGTGGCTGACATCGACGCACAGACGTTAGGCGAGCGCATCCGAGATGCCCGCAAGCGTGCGGACCTGAGCCAAGAAGACCTCGGACGAGCGGTTGGTCTTGAGCGCACAGTCGTGAACAAGATCGAGGGGGGCGTGCGCAAGGTCACGGCGCTCGAACTGGCGGACATTGCCGCCGCGATCGGTGTGCGCATGTCTACGTTCTTCGAGGAGCCTGTCCCAGCGCTTGTCGCGCATCGGTCCAGCCAAGGGCTGGACACTGCGGACTCGCAAATCGATGCACTGCTTGCGAAGTTCACCAACGAGGTCGAGTTCGTCGCCTCATTGGGCGTCGACGAGTTGGGTCTCGATGCTGCTGACGTAGTCGCTCAGGCTGACATCACGCAGCCCACGACCAATGCCGAGGCCGAGACGCTTGCTGTGAAAGCGCGCGACTTGATGGCCATTTCGGCAGAGGAGCCGATCCGCCAGCTCTCCGACTGCGTTGCCAACGTCGGGCTCCTGGCATTCTCTCGCGATGTCGGCAAGGATACCGCTGATGCCGCGACCATCTTGTTGCCTCGTGGAGGTGTCAGTCTCGTCAACAGCCACATGAAGGTTGGCCGTAGGCGGCTCGCATTGGCGCACGAACTCGGTCACTATTTAATTGCAGACGCGTACACCGTTGACTGGCGAGTTGCCGATCACTCCACTCATGCCATCCCAATGGAGTCGCGCCTCGATCGTTTCGCACGCGCGTTGCTGCTACCTACGGCCGTGATCACGCGGCTATGGCATGAGAAGGTTTCCCGTTCCGGCGAGCGCAGTGCGGCAATTCATATTGCAAGTGAGTTTCGGGTCGACATGGCCACTCTGGCAACGCGCTTGAAAGAACTGGGGCTAGCGGACAGTGAGACAGTCGCTTTGGTGCGTAAGTGTCGCACTACCCAAGCCGACATTGTTGAAATGAATCTGTACGTCCCTCTTGAAGAGATGGAGGGGACAACAGTCCCTCGACCATTTGCGCGTGCAGTATTGCGGCTTGTGCGCGATGAGCGAATCAGCCGCGAGCGAGCTCTTGACTTACTTCAAGGCACTTTCGACGAGGCGGATTTACCGAGCGTTCGCGAGCGCCGGACCGATGAGATCTGGAACTATGTGTCGTGATGGTGCCCGAGAACGCCTGGGTGTTCGATACCGGCCCATTGCGACACTTCGCGCTGCAAGGATGGCTGGGAGTTCTGCGCTTTCTCGCTGCAGAGCGCCCCATCTACATCCCCGACAGCGTTGAGCGAGAACTTAACGACGCCGCCGAGCATGTGTCGGCCACTCGCGCGGTACTCGACGCTGACTGGATTCGGGTTCACCGATCGACTAGCCCTGAATTCGCCGAAGCGTTCGCCCACTACGTCGATCGACTGGTCGCCGGCGGCAGAAACCTTGGCGAGTGCGGGGTTCTCGCCATGGGTCAAGTGTATCGGTGCGAAGTGGTGATAGACGACGCCACGCCGCGCCAGATTGCGAAGGAAAAGGGTATCCGGGTTACGGCGACTGTCCCCTTGCTGTGTGAGGCGATTCGCGCGAAGAAACTCACGACGGTGATGGTTGAGGAGCTAGCTGACAACCTTCTGGAAAGCAGGTACTACCTGCCCTTTGGTCCCGGCGGTTTCCGCCAGCATGTACTGGAGAACGGGCTTCTGGACTACGACGACCTTTGAACACGATCTTGCCGCGCCACGGCAACAGCAGCCTGCCTGGCTGAGATCGACGGGGCTGCCCCACCGCCGTCAGCCAGCACCTCGCCAAACTGTGCCTTGCCGGCCTGGTATGCGGCCGAGGCGAAGGCACCTTCGTACACTGCTCGGCCGCCGACACCCACGTCCGGGCACTGCTCGCCGAGGCGCTGTTCCACGCCGATCATACCGACCGCAACCTACCCGACCATCCTCGCTGGCTCACACCCGAAAGTTGTAGCCGATCACGCCCGCGCCCCAATGCAACTGCACCGCCATGAGCAAGTGTCGGATTTCAGATCCTAGGATGGCCGCGACTGCGTCGTCCACATTGGCCGAATGGTCTAGAATTCTGCTAGGTCCGGAAGTTGATGATCGCACGAATCGGTTGCTTCAACCCTGCATGAGGAGCGCATCCATGTCCATTCCTGTTGAGCTCTTGGCCGCCGCCGGCGCCGCCTTCGCGGGGACCATGGGAACGGATGTGTACCAGTACGCTCGAGCACGCTTCAAAGAACTGGCGGGTCATCGCGGCTCTTCCGGAGAAGACCCCGCCGAGCTTCAGCAACTCGACATGCTGGAGCATGCTGTCGCTGCAATTGAGCCGGCACAACGCCCGGCATTCTCGAAGGGGGTGCAGGTGCCCATCGAGAAGATTATTTCCACCTGTGTCGACGACAACCGGTCGGAGGAACTCGAAGAGTTCGTCCGGATCCTACAGGATAAGCTGACGGAGTTGGGGCCGACGTTCGCCCATCAAACGGTTACGGGAAACTACGCGCTCGGTGACATCAACACGGCCGGCCGCGACAACAACTTCGGGATGAATCGCTGATGACAGCCCCACACCAGGAACTGGTGTCCGTGCCGGAGCAACGGGTGGAGAACAACTTCGCGGGTCGCGATATTAACACTGCGGGCCGCGACAATGTCATCACAAACTATCTGACAGGGCTGCGTCGCCTGCGTCCACGGCCCGTCGACCCGAACATTGTGATGCCGCCTGACAGATTCGCCCCTCCGGCCGGCTTCGACGCAGCGCTGCAATCAGTCCGATCTACCAGCTTTCTCCCTGCACGATCACGGGTCATTGTGCTCAGAGCACCTGAGTCATCCGGCCGGCGCTCGGCTGGCATGCGCCTCTTGGCCGATGCCTCAGTGCCCGCCGGCCGGCACTTCGAACTCTTACCCGACTGGGACGAGCCTGATGTCGCCACCCTTCCGGAGGAGAGGAATGCGGCTTATCTTCTGAACCTGCGGGGAGTTGCCTCCCCGCTTCCGGCGCAGTTCTTCCAGGACTTGGTCCATTACGCTGGTAAGCTGAATGCCGCCGACAGCTACCTGGTCGTCGCCGCGTCTTCCGATGTGTGGGCGGGGAGGTTGCCCGAGGCGGCTACGGGCATTCGCGTGGTCGACATCGAAAGACCGGTCCCTCGCAAGGTCGTTGAGCAGTATCTGCCCGCTGATCGCGTAATCTGGTTGGACGACCCTGGCAGCAGCTTCTTTGGTGTACTCCCGGCCGAATCAGCGCCAAGCGAAGCTGTCCGACTGGCAGACGTAATTGTCAGGGCCAAGGGGCCGGTCGACGTAGAAAGATTGGACGAGTACCTCGGCTGGACTGACACTGTCCGCAGTTGGTTCCGTGGAGGCAGCAGAGACGTCGAGTCCCGTGCGATCCGAATCGCCGGAGCCGTCCTGAACGAGGCGCCCGCGGCAGTCATCCTGGACAGCGCAGACGTGCTCCTCCGGGCGCCGGAAATCGATCTTCCGCAGGAGGTGGGGGGCCTCCTTGCACGGCCAGACGCCAGCAAACGCCTTGAACCCGCGGGCATGTCGTTTGATCCGGTCACCGGAACGGCGCATCTGGTTCATGCGTCTCAAGGCCCTGCGCTCCTGACGTATCTCTGGACGCAACACATCCAGCTCAGTGAGGTACTCACTCGTTGGCTCCAGGAGATCAGCTCGGGACCGGCAAGGGGAAACCTTGACGTGCTGGCAGGGGCGCTCACGACGCTTGCCCAAGCGGTGGGCATTTCACCAGTTCTCAAGTTGGTGGACGGCTGGCTCGCCTTGAACGATGTCGGAAGCATCGACCTAGTGGGTGACTTGCTCTCGGACCTCGCCGTTCATCCGACGCTCGGCGGCAAGATCAGGCCCGAGCTGGCGAAGTGGGCTGGCGGAAAATCGCAACCGGCACGACAGCAAGCGATCGCTCGCGCCGTGGCTAACGAATTTGGGCGAACTTATACCAGCCAGGCCCTGAACAGAGTTCGAAGCCTTCTCAGGTCACCCGGAAGCGAAGACGTTCGTCAGCGTGCGCTGAAGGCACTACGACGGTTGATAGCAACGCCCGAGCTTACGGCGTTGACCGTCGACACCTTGGTCAAGTGGATTTCCGCTGAGACGGAGACAGCCACGGTCGAACCGGGTGTGTTCCTCAATGCCTTCTCGCCGTTCCCGAATGGCAAGCCAGTGCCCGAGCCGCTGCTGCAAGCACTATCTCAGGGTGAGGAAGCTGGACAGGCTATTCGCCGCCGGCTCATCGAAGGATGGGTTCAGGTCGCTGATCGTGAGCATCGTACCGGGTCCGTCCAGGATGCGTTGCTTGAGTGGCGACGCGCCGCTGAAACCAACCTCGTGCCAGAAGAATCATTCGTCGATTTCATGGTGTCTCTCGGCCGCCACATGGGACACGTGGACCCCCTCTTCCTCAATGTTGTCAAGGCAGAGGGTCGGTTGAAGGACAAATTAATTACTAGGATTTTTGCCGATGTGGCAATCGCCTACGATCGCGCACCCGAGGGATCGATTTCTGTCGCAACGGTCATCACTGGTGCGGCTGATATTGCGAACGATCAAAGCTAGATGAGGATCGCCACCTGGATCAAGGAGCTGTCGTCCTTCCGGTACAGCTCCTTTTCCATGTATCCGGAGACTCTGGATCAAGGCCTCCATTATGACGTACGTCTTCGCTACTCCTGGCGACCGAATCCCGATTGCCTCCGCGACCAGCCGCGTATGCCGGATCCACTTGCCCGGCATATTCTAAGAGAAACGGTGAGAAGAATCGCGGGTCAATACCGGCTGTTCGAGCACGGCAGGGCGGAGGACGCGGTCAACGCCGAGCTGTGTCGCGACGTCTGTGATGCCGAGGCTCGCATCCTTATCAGCGGCAGCGGACGAATTTCCGTCTCCCGCGCCGCTCGGCGGGCAATGCGACGACGAACCGCTGAGGAGGATGCTCTTCACACCGCCTTCGCCCGTGAGACGGTTCAGCTGCGGATGCTGCAGCGCCGCCTCACTGATCCTGCTCTCGGGCTGGTCTGGTGGGTGGACCGCTACGCCGACCTCCAGTTTGCTGCCGGAGATCCGAAAGCCAAGGTCACCTCGATCGTCGCCGCCTTCCAGACCCTACGGGAGACACTCGACGACGCCGACGATGGGGATGCAGAGCCCCGAGTGCAGATTCGGCGGGCTGTAGAAGAAATTCTCGCCGGCGTTGAGGACCCGGATACCTTGGTGCTGGCTATGGAGATGTTACATCGAACCCTACGGCAGGCAGGACTCGTCACGCGCATGCATCAGAGGGGTGTGGATAACTAACGGCGGCTCTGCTGATCAAGGGCGGCGCGAGGGCTGAACGCACTTGTCCAGAAAGGCTGACACTCAGCCAGCGAGGCCACGGCGCATCCGACCCTGCCACCGCGAGCGCTCGGGCGTCCGATCCGGGCGACTTCACTGCTTCTCCACAGTGCCCGCTGGCTGCTATAGGATTACGGCATGAGCACCCATGCTGAGCATGGGTGCCGCAAATTCGTGTACGAATCCCCCCTCGGACACATTTTAGTACATGATCCACTTGGGGTTGCCTGAGCGGACACCGTGCGGGCCGTCGGCCGGTAGGTCAGGGTCAGTCCCAGTTCGCGGTAGACCCGTGCCTTGTCGGCGGGGTCGGCGTCGCGGAGCACGATGGTGATGTTTCGCAGGGTCTCCACGAGTCGGTGGATCTCGTCAGGGCTCATGGTCTTGCGTCCGGTGTAGCGGCGCAGGGTTGCTTCGGCGGTGATCTGTTCGGCTTGGACGTCGGCGATCCATCGGCTGACGACGGTGGGGTCGGCGCCGCTGTCGAGGGCGGCGCGGTAGCGGTCCAGTCGAGTGGTGCAGGCGGCGAGGGTTTCCCGTGCTGCTTTGATGGCCTGTCCGGTGGTGTCGTCGTGTTGTGCGTCGGCCATTGCTTGGACTGTGGCGGTGAGTCGGTGGGGTGAGAAGGCTCGGGCGAGCCATGGGTCGAGTTGTTCGGTGAGGATTGGTGTGCGCCTCGTCCATCGCCCCGAACTGTATTTCGACCTCGTACCGGGTCAGGGTCTCCGGGGCGTGCAGCAGCAGATCTAAGCGTCCGGCACGGGGCTGCCGCCGTTCGACATCCTTGACGACCAGGTCACCGAGCCCGAGCAGGCCGGTTACCGAACCCAGCCATCTCCGCCCCGCCAATGATCAGGCCTGCTTGTCGTGAAGCGGGCTTTGGCGCACGCGTTCCGGTGCGGGGCTGTGCTGCCGGACGGGTCGCTGCGGGGAAAGCGGGTTCGGGCGGGTTTGTTGGCTCGGGCAGGATGGCGGGGTGATCTGGGGGAAACGGGTTCAGCGGCCGGTGCTGGGGGAGGGTAGGCCGCTCGGCGCGGTGCGGCGCGCGGTTGATGGTGCTGCCGCAGGCGGGTGGGAGGCGTTGGACCGCCTGGTCGAGGTGCTGCTTGAGGCCGAAGCTGCTGGTGATGAGGCGGCGGCGCGGTCGGCGTTGGCGATGGTGACCGGTGTTGCCGGGTTGGTGACGCGGCTCGACGCCCACGCGCGTCAGGGACCGTGGTCCGGCACGTTCCCGGAGGCTGCGGTGCGGGGGGTCAGGGTGTGCTTTTCGGGTGTGACGTCGGGGCCGGCGGCGATGGCGTTGGCCAGTATGGACGGTGATGGGCGGCTCCGGGAGCGTGCGGTCGCGGCGATGGTCGCTCGGCCGTGGCCGGAGGTGATGCCGTTTCTGGTGTTGCGTACCGCTGATTGGGTTAAGCCGGTGCGGGATCGGGCGCGGGCCGGGCTGGCGGTACTGCTCGGGGACGGTCCCGGTGCTTATCTGCCGGCGGTGCTGCCGATGGTGCTGCGTCTCGACGCTCGGGTGCGGGGTGGTTTTGCTGTCACCCAGGTACGGGCGGCGTTGCTCTCGTCGTCGCCCGAGGTGTGGCGCGGGCTGTTCGGCTCGGGTGGCCGCCGGCAGCGGCGGTTCGTGTTCGACATCGCCGTGTCGCAGGGATGGCTGCGTCTGCCCGACTATGTGACCAGCGCCGAGACTGACCCGGATGTGGGGATTCGGGTCCGGGCGGCGGAGGTGGCCTGCCGTGAGGCGGTCTGGACCCGCCGGCTCGATGTCCTACGCCGCTTAGCGAGGTCGAGGCGGCCCGAGGTGCGGGTGGTGGCGTTGACCGGGCTGGCCCGGGTCGGCCACGACTCCGAAGTTGCCGTGCACCTGGACGATGACGCGCCGCTGGTGCGGGCGGTGGCCCGGGACGCGGCTCGCCGCCTCGGCATCGACGCGCGGGAGCACTACCGGACTGCAGTGAGTGCCGCGGAGCCGCTCCTGGGGGCGATCACCGGACTCGCCGAGTCCGGCTCGGCCGCGGATGCTCCGCTGCTGCGGCCGTTGCTGCGCCACCCGCTGGTCAAGGTCCGCGCCCAAGCGGTCAGGGGTCTGCGGGTTCTGGATGCTCCCGTTGTCGGGGAATTGGTTCCGCTGGTGCGCGATCCGTCGCCGACGGTGGTCCGGGAAGCCACCGCC encodes:
- a CDS encoding helix-turn-helix domain-containing protein, translating into MADIDAQTLGERIRDARKRADLSQEDLGRAVGLERTVVNKIEGGVRKVTALELADIAAAIGVRMSTFFEEPVPALVAHRSSQGLDTADSQIDALLAKFTNEVEFVASLGVDELGLDAADVVAQADITQPTTNAEAETLAVKARDLMAISAEEPIRQLSDCVANVGLLAFSRDVGKDTADAATILLPRGGVSLVNSHMKVGRRRLALAHELGHYLIADAYTVDWRVADHSTHAIPMESRLDRFARALLLPTAVITRLWHEKVSRSGERSAAIHIASEFRVDMATLATRLKELGLADSETVALVRKCRTTQADIVEMNLYVPLEEMEGTTVPRPFARAVLRLVRDERISRERALDLLQGTFDEADLPSVRERRTDEIWNYVS
- a CDS encoding nucleotide-binding protein, whose translation is MVPENAWVFDTGPLRHFALQGWLGVLRFLAAERPIYIPDSVERELNDAAEHVSATRAVLDADWIRVHRSTSPEFAEAFAHYVDRLVAGGRNLGECGVLAMGQVYRCEVVIDDATPRQIAKEKGIRVTATVPLLCEAIRAKKLTTVMVEELADNLLESRYYLPFGPGGFRQHVLENGLLDYDDL